The Castor canadensis chromosome 12, mCasCan1.hap1v2, whole genome shotgun sequence genome contains the following window.
GGGTATAACTATGGCAGTGAGTAACTATGACTTTCTGTGGTAGGTCAAGAAACAAGATtcctgaaaaaggaaaataaactcaGAGAATTCTCCAGATTTTAAGAATCAGAAAGTTTTGCTTTAAACCCTGCTATATCACTTACTAGCTGGAGAAATTTTAAGCAAGCAAATGCTttaaacatctgtttcttcatcCCCCCCAAAATGGGGATAAAAACAGGGGATGTGGCTCAGAAGAGCCCAAGACCATGGATTTGATCCTCAACATTACAAGAAAAAACTACACACAGACCTCACAAttggtctcacacacacacacacacacgtgcacaataaaacttattttacagaaacacattaaaaaaataaaaggctagggtgtagctcagtggtagggtggctgcctagcatgcaccaggccctgggttcaatccccaacaccataaaataaataaatataaagtgaCACACAATTAACACTAAATGGTTGGTCATGTGagggaagggaaataaaaatggggaacagggataaaagaataaatacaagaaGAACCTCTCATGGTCCTGGTCCCGATGGCTTCCCACAAGTTGAAAAATATCATTAACATACTCTTAGTTGAGGCCAAAACAAAGAGGATGTCAAAacaggaaggagacaagagaaatttttaggggaaaaaaattcaagaagacTTGTGACTGTGTGGATGTGAGCACTGCAGGGTAAGGAAGggaatcagaatttttttttttttgtggcatttgcccaggctagctttgaaccgtgatcctcctgagtagtttaggATTATAGGCGAAAGCCACAGGCGCTTTTGAGAACAGACCGTAAAGAAATGgcgctggaggtgtggctcattaGGTATAGCACCTACCTCTTAAgcaggaagccttgagttcaaaccccagtactattcctcccccagcaaaaaaagaaaagggaatcaCTGCAGAACTCATCCAAGGAAACTCAAGTTGTGAATTACAGGTACACTTTAACTTTTCAAATCTTTGACTACTCTCTTTGCCTTTGACAATATACATCTATTCATTTAACAGATGTTACTGACCTTGAAAATACTTCCTTGTATCTGTACTTCATCTCCCACTCATCTGGTGTGGTTCTGGTCTTACTACTTCATGAAAACAGTCTTGTTATAATCAACTACAACTTCCATGTTGTCAAATGCTGTAGTCACTTCTTAGGTTTCATCTCTTTTGAGATTCAATAGCATTGGAAAGAGCTGATCCCTTCCTTCTTGAAACATTCTTGGCTTCTATAATACCACTCTCTTTTGAGTTTTTCCAGCACATCCTTTTTTTATCTAGTCTCTACATGAGGGTCCTGGGTGTGCTCTCTATAGTGTCTTTCTAGTACTCTCACCTGTTCCCATCGTTTTATAATCTATACTATGATGATGATGTACAAATTCATTTCTCAGCCAATGGGTTATATCCTCTCTGGAATAACCCATGGGTCAAATTCGTACCCAAGTAACTATGGATTTCTTTACTTGGGCATCTCTCCAGTAAATCACACTTAACCATGTCCAAAATGAAACTTAATTTCCAAACCTCTTTCCAAGCAAGGCCTACCACGTCCTTCCTACCTGCCCAATCTCAAGCATTAAGCTTAGTCACAATGCTTCAGTTAGGTCGTAGCCCAGGCCAGGCTCTTTCCTAGCTCCTCGTTTTTACACTTGCTTCTGGTATTTCAAACACGTTCCCCAGTCTGTGCTTAAAGATCTTCCTCCTCTAAAGTAGCCCCCATACTCTGTTATCTGAATGACGGCCCTGAGCGTCACCTGTAACTGTTCTGAGTATTGTCTGTCTCCCCAGCTAGAGTACAGGCTCCAAGAGGCCAGAGATCTTAGCTGTTTTGCTTTTATCTCTGCACCTGACAGAGCGTCTTGCACAAAAAGTGCTCAATATTTTTGTAACAATGTATGTACTCTAAGCAAAGAGCTGTAACCATAGCGCTTCCACTGACCAGAAACTAACATTTACTCTAGGAAAACGACCTTTCAGCGAAGAGTAACCGAGCTCCCAGCGCCCGGGACGCCAGAACAGCTGTGTCCTGATTGGCCAAGCACGCCCCGCCCGACCGCCCcgggcctcccctcccccacacgcCCGCTTCAGCCCTCCGCCGGGGGACAGAGAACCCAGCTGAGCATAGCCGCACTTCCCGCTCAGGTCCTTCCGCCGAACTGTCCTCGGAACACCGTTCCGAGCCGGGCCTGCCCGCCGTACATCCTGCAAGCACCGCCTCACCTGGGGCCGGAGGTCCCATCTTGCCTTCCGCGCCACCGGAGCTGGTTTTAAATTGCGCGCGTCCGGATTCCCGAACACCGTAACGGCCGAGTGACGCCACTTGAGGGCGGAGCCAGAGGCGCGCCTGCGCGGAACGCCTCGGTCCTCTGCTGGAGTAGGCAGCCCTAAGGAGGAAGTGAGATGCTCTCTGTATAGACGGCTCCTGGCGGAGCCCTGTAAGTGGACTTAAAGGGGTCTATAGACACCCCGAAATAGTATTGAAAACCTCCTCCTTAAGAGCGCTAGGCGCGGAAATGGATGCGTAGAACAGGGCAGGCCTTCGTGGAATTTGCTTTCTAATGGAGAGGCAGATTACTGAGGTTCATTTCCCCAAGAGACTTGTGCTCTAGTGGCAGAAAAAACTCTAATGAGGTAGAAAAGGACGGGTTGTGAGATCGAGGTGAGAAGGACCAACATCGAAATAAGGCACGATCCAGGCACCCAGGCGGGAAGAATGGATGCAAAATGATGTATGTACACGTATTTTCAATGAAAGCCTTTGTTCTTATCTACATTCTTGCGAAGTTTCCTGGAAACCATCCGCCacccttgaaaagaaagaaaaagaaatgaaagaaggaaggaagaaaagaaaaaagaaaggttggagggttggggatgtagctcactggtagagtgcatgcttattATGCACAAGTGCGTGGAGTCAGTCCTCAGaaccaaagggaaagaaaagttggAAAAGTGAGCAGAGTGTAAAATCCTGACTGTCCCTTCAGCTTCATCTGACCCCAAGAATTGTATTATGGGAAGAAAAGCCAGGGCAAGTCCCTCAAATATCCCTAGAACATCCTACAATTTCTTGTAACACACACATCTGTTATCTGGTATGTTTCTCTTCGCGGGTGCTGTTATTCAGAGTGCAATAATTCTTGACATGGGGGACCCTTCTCTTTGTAGAAATGTCTAGCAACTGACACCATTTGCCTACTAAATGTCTCTCAGTGATTTGGCAACCAAAAGCACTGCCCTTTGTTgaaagccactttttttttttaaactatttgggTTTTTGTACAAACTTGTTCTGCCAGTGACCACCTTCAAATCTTTAGAGTAAGGCAGTGTGAGacagaggaaagaaatggaatgtATAGTGTTCTTCACCTCAGAAAATGCTACCAACCAGGAACCCACATCAGCACCCAGAAGTCATCCTCATGTCTCCCTACCCCCATCATACCTCCAATCCATTATCTGGCTTTTTGCTGCCTAAAAAAATCCCTTTCAATGAAGGTCTTTCTCCTTTTCATCTACATGACCTTCTTGTTGCCCTGCTGTGACCTCCTTCCCTTTGGGCCCAGAGTGGTATTTGCCAAGTACATATCTGGTCTGTTGCTCCCAGTTGTTCTCCACCACTTCCTCCCAGAAGTCTAATACCCTTCAATGATTCCATTGTCCTGGGGACTTGTAAGGGGGCCTAGAGGGCCTTGCAGAGTCTGGCCCCCATGAGCACTCCATCTCATCTTGTACCTCATTTCCCCTTGCTCCCTGCCCTCTGTCCACTTAGGCCTTCTTTCAGATATGCCCTCACCATCCTAGCTCCACTACAGGGCTCTTCTACACATTTAATCTCTTCCACTTAGGTTCCTCTTTATCCTCATCATTTTCACCCAGTTAGCTCCTGGGAAGCTAACTTCCTCAGGGAGGTCTTCCCTGACACAATCAAATCTCCTTATTGGGGGCTTCAGTAGAACTTGTCTGCATTGCAGTTTTACATATGCTGAGGTGACTTTGATGTCAATCCCCTCCATAGACTGACAATCTGTCAATATGTCTTCCATGAGGACAAAGCTAGCTTTGCTCACCATTGTTTTCTCAGGACGTGATGCTAGCTCCAGACATAGCAAGTACTTCAATATGTATTGGATTAGAAAAGTGGGAAGGCACAATTAAATCCTGggctgagaccctgggttcaatcctcagttccTAGGTTGCATATGGctgacctctctgggcctcattgtcctccccatctataaaatagggATGACAATACCTCCTTCACTGGCTCTGTGAAGAACAGGTAATAGATTCAACTTCTTGTGAGCATGAAGGCTCAGTATGCACTGAGGTCCCTTGCTTAATTTGTTCTCTGCTGAGTGCACTTAAGGAAGGAGAGTGGGAACAGGTGTAATCCTCTGGATTCCATGTGGGCACTAAGAGCAGCAAGAGTTGAGAGGGTACTAGGTAACACAGAATTGAGAGCCCCTGAAGAACTGATTTGGAACCTCTGGAAGAGGAAAGCTGCTAAATGACTCACCAGGTGAGGCTTGAAGCTGTTCTATGGCAGTAACAGAGCCTCCTAAGCTGACTGTATGGAACTCTGTATGCAGGGAGACAGAACCAGCTCCATTAGCAGTGTCTCTGTGAGCCAGGCCTGTTCAGTGTAGACTGATCTTTCATGTCCTACTTTGAATGCCGTCTTTGTTTTAGAGTTTGTGCTACTGAAGGTGCCAAAAGATTGAATGATTTATCAGTGGTATCAGTGGCATTCAAAGCTCAATTCCTGTTTGTACAAAAGGAGTGGGGCTCCTCCCCCATGGCTAGGCTGCCAAAAAAGCAGTACTGGAACTATTTCTCCCCCATTGTACTCCTCCCCCAGATTCTACTTCTCCAAAATACAGGGGAAACTCCTTACTTTTCTAGAGGAATAATGGAGTAAATAATTTGCTACCTAAAAAGCAATTTTTTCGCTTTAAATTTGCTCTGACCTTCCAGCCTATAGCTGGCTTTTGCCATAATGTAGTTCCTGATTTAAGCCATCAAGTCACAGAACAAAATGGGCATGTAGTTGGAATGGCTTTGCATTCATTTTGGCCTCTAGGAAATTCCTGACCTCCTAAATACTGGGCTCAAAACCAACAATTTGTCTTCTAGAATTCCCAAACAATAACATATACAACATACATCCCTGTATCTTAAAATCAATATAGTACTTTTTGCTTTTCAAAGCACTTTCACTCCTAAATCTTGTTTTACTCCAAAGACCATGCTGAAAGGTGGCTAGGGCAGGTACTTTCTTCCAGGTTCTGACACTCACTAGCTTTATGACCATGGGAAAGTTTCATGTTTTCTGTGCCTGTTTCTGATATGTAAAATAGAGGATAAGGAGTCTAATTGGTGAGGTTGtaatgtgaggattaaatgaattccCAGATGGAAAGCTGGTCAGAGGACATTAGGTATTCCTACTACTAGAACTGCTGTTGCATCCTGGGGGCTCACTAGGTTTTGTTTCAGAATACAGCTTAATTTCCTAACTATCTTGAGAGGCTTCCCCTTTAATTGTGAGAGCATTCCCAGAGCACTACAGGTCTGTTCTTtccattacttcttttttttgtactCTTTCTTTGTACCTTCTGCCCCACCCAACCTTTGCTGACTGTTCTCTTTGTAATCTTCTGCCCACTCGTAACTTCATGTTTTCATTCTTGTCTCCTATTAGACTGACTAGAAACAACCATGCAGACCTACTTTCTACCTGAGTAGACTTCTGGTGCTTATGTATGTCATTTGTAGCTGCTAAGAACTTTTAATTTGGTTGATAACTTTCACCATGAAACCTAGATTTTCCTTAATGTTCTTTCCTGGCTATTGGCCAGGCCACTGGGAAACCACAGAACAGACTGGTTTAAGGCACACTGAGAAACACCAGTATGTACTGGATGGAGCTGTTGGGGTAACACGAACTTCTTGTGAACAGGCATATGAGAATGCTGATCTGCAGAATGTAACAGATTCCAGTTTATATAGAAAATagacttctttattgatttggaATTAAGACACTAGCAAATTATTTCTAAACAAAAAGTATATGcatgttttaaaactgaaattccaTCAGCATAGAACCAATCATTGCATCTTATACCTTGAAAGCAGTACTGGCAGATGCCAGCAAGTGACATGGAAGCACAGTAGCTTCTGTGTAGCCAGAATCCCAAATATTGACTGATACCAGCTTCcagaatgcttttatttttgctgGGAGAGAGTGTGAACTCTGCAACAGAAGCCCCAAAGACTagcatctgcacacacacaccctgccccCCACCTGAGGTCAAGTCAAATGTGGGGCCAGATTCTCCTCCCTAGTAACTCTTCCTGGCATAGGAACACCATTGGtatttccaaaacaaccacacCCACCACTATTTCTTAACACTCCTCAGGATGCTCAAGgctttgaaagaaaggaaaaatatacctATCATATCTGTAGAATCAGGACTCTGTTAAGAGTTGAACTGCTTCCCAGTCCCTTCCTGTCCAGCTCTGGCAATGGGCCTGGATTGTAATAGCCCTTCTTTTCAAAACTGCAAACATAGTTCAAGTAATCCCTTTGTCATCTttgaaaagagaatataaaagcATGACTAGAAAATGCACAGCTACACATGGCAACTAAACATTCTTTCCATTTAGCAAGTAGCTTTCCCTCACAAATTGTTCATCTAGGGTCCCCAGAAAGATTTTCCTCATGAAGGGCATATAATAGTGATGCTTCCAGGCACTATAAAGGTCATCCGTTGTTGGCTACTTCATTAATTATAGGAAATACATTATCTCAATTATGGGACAGGTCACCATTTACTTAGTGCTTTCTTGTGAATCGATGCTAACAAATATTTAGATAGTATTGGGGCTTTTCTCAAATGCATAAAACAGCTATATCATATGAAAATAGGGctaattaagaaaatggaaaataaacatcTTGGTTATATTTTCAAAACGTGAAGGTATGAAAAATTGGATCCTAAAGTATGAGAACTTTTCTTCACAGTATTTGGGATAAAGTGAAGTGCTATCAGCTTGGATGGTAATTAAACTAACAGTTCAATAAGAAAACCAGTTCACAAGGAGTCATTCACAAAAAGGAGTGAGCTGGAACAGAGGTATtctctggtttcttttgtttccagGGTTGGTATAGAAACATAACTTCACAGGATCTTAATTCCTTAGCAGCAGGATACTCCTATTAACATCCGTTTCCCTGAACTGTCTTTGGGTCATGATGAAAGCTAAGTCAGAAGAAAACCTCAGCCCTACCCTAAATTAGGCCTGCAAGTTGCATCCATCCTGATGGCCATCTCACACACTTCTTAAAGTGTCTTACCCTATCATAGCTCCCACTGGCAAGGTCAAGGTCATATATACCACTGATACAggtgaaaaataaattcttttgcaGGCTAAATAATCAGAAATACCTTCTCCCATTTTTTAATATTAAGGTGCCTCAGCCAGTGGGGCACAAGGCAGAGTTTTCACTTGGGTCAGAAGATTGTGGAACTCCTCTACTGCCTGTGAGTGAGCCACAGGGTTTAGCACAAGGTGTTGGAAGAGGTTGATAGGTTCAGCATTCCGAAATGTCTTAGGGATTGGGATGGTCAGAGGCAGGAAGGTGTTACCAATGAGGAAGTGATTAAGGGACCTTTGTTGGAGGCCACGGCCCAAGAACCAGAGAAGGTCCTGAAGCCGGTGAGAGAGCATGTTGTGCTGCCAGTCTGTTAGGGGTAGACGTAGCAACAGGTGCATGAGGGCTGTTTTAAAGTGGTAGGAGGTGAGGATGGGATGGGATGCCCCAGGGGGTAAGCTCTGGTGGTTCTGCAGACTCGAAATGATCTGGAGGCACTTGAGGTGACAGGTGTTCTCAGGAGCAAAACGCCCCACCAGCTTCAGGAACAAGTGTTCACAGGCTGCAAAGGACTCAGGCCAGTCCACACTGGTGAGCTGTTCCTGCTCAGGGGCTTGACTCACAAGGTAGACCAAGGTATCTTCCCGCTGCACCCCAAGGACCAAACTAATTAACAGAAAGCGACCTGAGCGATAATCCAGCCTGAGCTTACAGGAGGTGGTAGATGGTGGGAGACTGAGCTTGAAGTCATATTTGTGGGCCACCAAAGCCCAGGCATTGCTGACCATATTCCGGAACcactgcattgtcttgcccacaTCCAGGTGGATGCCTGTGCAGAGGGCTGACTTGATGGAGCTGGTACACTTGCCCAAGACCACCGAATGGTCCCTGTGGTGGTGCACCAGGCATAGCACATCCCCCAGGAGCTTCTCACGCTTGCACATGCATTCAGACTCCACTCGCACACAGCCACAGCGGCGACCAAGGGCTGGATCTTTCATCTCCAAGACAAACATCGTGCCCTGTGGGGGGACAATGGGCACCAGGATGTcaaatttctgggttttgttgaGGGTTCCCCACTTCTCAAAGGCAGCCCCAATACCCAAACAGTCCTCCAGTTGTGGGTGAGCCTCCCGGCGACTGAGCACCCGACAGGCTTCAATGAGATCATCCACAAAGCTCTCCACGAATTCACAGGTGCAAGGTAGGTCACGGATGGCATTTTGGACATAGTGTTTGTAAAAGGATTCCAGGGCCTCCTGGGAGGGGAAGTCAGTGAGCCAGTTGTAAGAGGTGACAGGCACAATACggacttcctcctcttcctcatcgcTGCTGGAATCAAAGGCTGGCTCATGCTGCATGTTCTGTCGCAGGAGCTCAAAGATGAGAAAAAGGCAAAAGAGGCCAGCATTCCACAGGTTTCCAAACATCCAGCCCAGAGGCCCCTCCTGGCCTTCAGCCTGGAATGGCCATCCCATGTCTTTCTTCCCCAGCACTAACTGGTCACTGGATGTGTCTCCTCTCCAAAAGTTCTCTGCCTTCTGCTTTCGCTCAGCTGCTTGCTTTCTCTCTTCAAACTCCATCTCTAACTGCCGCATCTCCTCACTCATTCGCTTCTCCAGCTGTCGACTCCTGGCTAGTGTGTCCAGGTCCATCCGGTCACTGACCATCAGGGGGTGGTGAACAACATACATCACTGCCAAGAACAGCAGACTTATCACAGCCATGGAGGCCTCTGCATCTGGAGAAGTAGGAGGGTTGGGGGGATCAGTGGTGATCTTCTGAATGCATCTGCTCTCCAGCAATACTCCCCAGAGCCCTGGTACCCCAATTGCTGGAtgtcagctactcaagaggaacaGAAAGCTCACAGAGCTGAGCTTGGACAGAGCAAGGGTGGTCTGTCTGCCTGGGAAGAGGTTTGGGAAAAGGGAAACAGCAGGACATGCCACTTAGTCTCTCTGCTGCTTTCCTTCCACATGTTGTTTAGGCTTCTGGATGGTGGACATGGGACCATTTTCATTTCAGTGTAGGATGGGGAGGGGGACCCTTGCGATGGGGTGGCCTCACCCGACTCATCAGTCAACCATGGGCACCAGATATGCTCTGCTGATATCAGAGACTCCCTTCCACAGGCAGAAAGCACTGTGTCTGCCTGGCGAACACCTCCCTGTCCCCAGGCAGCCAGCTCTAAGCCCCATCAGCAGCATCCCACTTCCTCTGTGACCTCACAAGTCCTCGTTCTGCTCACCCTGTGTCATCAAACTACTCAGCCTCACCCCTCTGCCCACTGGGCTCCAGGGAAGCACAGTGTTATCAGCTCTTGTACTGTGCCCTCTGAGGTCCTGGGGTACTGCCCCACTTCTCGGCCCAGGAAACTGCCTGAAGACGGGATACCCAAGGCCATCTGACAGCTGGCAACAGTGGTTCCTGTGCCTTCCCATCCACCACTGAAGCCCGAAGCTCCTGCCTTCACCCCATGCTTACCAAGAGGCATGAAGGACTGTGCCCTGTGGACACTGAAGCCGGGTGATGCTCTCCTCCCTTTGGAACTGGGACTTGCTTAGTCTCACCACCTTCTCAAGGAGCCCTGTTAAAATTTACAAGGTATCTTGAGACTTTGATTCAAGTGGAGGCCCTCTACCATTTATTACTTCCCCAAACTCCACGCCCAGAGATTTGTATTCTCATCCACCTACCCAGACCAAACTAATGACCCATCTCTTCTCAGGGTTTCTCCTGGGACCTGGGGCCAGGTTACTCACCTTCTGTGTCAGCAAGAACACTGTCTTAAAGAGACAGTACGGCCTGGCCGTCCCTGTCTTCTTCCTACCGGAGTACGGGCTCCCAGTTC
Protein-coding sequences here:
- the Itpripl1 gene encoding inositol 1,4,5-trisphosphate receptor-interacting protein-like 1 isoform X1, producing the protein MPLDAEASMAVISLLFLAVMYVVHHPLMVSDRMDLDTLARSRQLEKRMSEEMRQLEMEFEERKQAAERKQKAENFWRGDTSSDQLVLGKKDMGWPFQAEGQEGPLGWMFGNLWNAGLFCLFLIFELLRQNMQHEPAFDSSSDEEEEEVRIVPVTSYNWLTDFPSQEALESFYKHYVQNAIRDLPCTCEFVESFVDDLIEACRVLSRREAHPQLEDCLGIGAAFEKWGTLNKTQKFDILVPIVPPQGTMFVLEMKDPALGRRCGCVRVESECMCKREKLLGDVLCLVHHHRDHSVVLGKCTSSIKSALCTGIHLDVGKTMQWFRNMVSNAWALVAHKYDFKLSLPPSTTSCKLRLDYRSGRFLLISLVLGVQREDTLVYLVSQAPEQEQLTSVDWPESFAACEHLFLKLVGRFAPENTCHLKCLQIISSLQNHQSLPPGASHPILTSYHFKTALMHLLLRLPLTDWQHNMLSHRLQDLLWFLGRGLQQRSLNHFLIGNTFLPLTIPIPKTFRNAEPINLFQHLVLNPVAHSQAVEEFHNLLTQVKTLPCAPLAEAP
- the Itpripl1 gene encoding inositol 1,4,5-trisphosphate receptor-interacting protein-like 1 isoform X2, giving the protein MAVISLLFLAVMYVVHHPLMVSDRMDLDTLARSRQLEKRMSEEMRQLEMEFEERKQAAERKQKAENFWRGDTSSDQLVLGKKDMGWPFQAEGQEGPLGWMFGNLWNAGLFCLFLIFELLRQNMQHEPAFDSSSDEEEEEVRIVPVTSYNWLTDFPSQEALESFYKHYVQNAIRDLPCTCEFVESFVDDLIEACRVLSRREAHPQLEDCLGIGAAFEKWGTLNKTQKFDILVPIVPPQGTMFVLEMKDPALGRRCGCVRVESECMCKREKLLGDVLCLVHHHRDHSVVLGKCTSSIKSALCTGIHLDVGKTMQWFRNMVSNAWALVAHKYDFKLSLPPSTTSCKLRLDYRSGRFLLISLVLGVQREDTLVYLVSQAPEQEQLTSVDWPESFAACEHLFLKLVGRFAPENTCHLKCLQIISSLQNHQSLPPGASHPILTSYHFKTALMHLLLRLPLTDWQHNMLSHRLQDLLWFLGRGLQQRSLNHFLIGNTFLPLTIPIPKTFRNAEPINLFQHLVLNPVAHSQAVEEFHNLLTQVKTLPCAPLAEAP